In Maridesulfovibrio sp., the following proteins share a genomic window:
- the alaS gene encoding alanine--tRNA ligase — MKASEIREKFLKYFEKNGHTIVDSSSLIPKDDPTLLFTNAGMVQFKNTFIGQEKRDYVRATTSQKCLRVGGKHNDLENVGRTARHHTFFEMLGNFSFGDYFKEDAIKFCWEFLTVELGLPKEKLYVTIYKDDDEADELWQKVVNFPAERIYRLGEKDNFWSMGDTGPCGPCTEVHIDQGEDMSCGPDCGIGKCDCDRFLEIWNLVFMQYDQGEDGKRVPLPRPSIDTGMGLERITAVCQGVQSNFETDIFQPMIQAVARKAGVKYKEDREIDTALQVIADHSRSIAFLITDQILPSNEGRGYVLRRLIRRAFRFGRLLGLTDPFLHETTAMVVEQMSGQFPELLSNKDFMARMVKEEEERFSQTLDKGLIILEEEMEALKNDGKNTISGEAAFKLYDTYGFPLDIINDVAEKQNFKVDEDGFNAAMKEQKDRAKAAWKGSGEKNSGAIFRQVLEAGLKNSFTGYSELTTESRIVNLLSEEGEHLERIVQGNGGWLITAATPFYGESGGQMGDTGAVGTMTGNAEVLETVKASAGLTASKIFVSEGELLIDQEAKLEVAPETRTATERNHTVTHLLHAALKNVLGDHVKQSGSLVGPDRLRFDFTHIAAMTPEEIGRVENEVNRAILSDTPVVVQEMSNNEAVAKGATALFGEKYGDVVRVVEIPGESMELCGGTHLKATGEAGTFVIQSESGVAAGIRRIEAATGWNSLKFLQEQREEVAKSSAMLKAAPGQLADRIAALQTQVKELTRANDKLQSKLASGAGADLMSSVEEIGGVKVIAAKLEVTTVKALRDQADALRSKMDSGIFCLAAKVDDGKVSLIIAVTKDLHDRFKAGALIKPVAAEVGGGGGGRPDMAQAGGTNPAGIEQAFATLKKLVAES, encoded by the coding sequence ATGAAGGCCAGTGAAATCAGAGAAAAGTTCCTGAAATATTTCGAAAAAAACGGTCACACAATCGTAGACAGCTCATCCCTTATTCCCAAGGATGACCCGACCCTGCTTTTTACCAATGCCGGAATGGTTCAGTTCAAGAACACATTCATCGGGCAGGAAAAAAGAGACTACGTGCGCGCGACCACTTCCCAGAAGTGTCTGCGCGTTGGCGGAAAGCATAACGACCTTGAGAACGTAGGTCGTACCGCGCGCCACCACACTTTTTTCGAAATGCTTGGAAACTTCTCCTTTGGCGATTACTTTAAAGAAGACGCCATTAAATTTTGCTGGGAATTTCTCACCGTGGAACTGGGGCTGCCCAAGGAAAAACTTTACGTTACCATTTATAAAGACGACGACGAAGCCGACGAACTTTGGCAGAAAGTCGTGAACTTCCCCGCTGAGCGCATTTACCGCCTCGGGGAGAAAGACAACTTCTGGTCCATGGGCGACACCGGACCATGTGGACCATGTACCGAAGTCCACATCGATCAGGGCGAAGACATGAGCTGTGGTCCTGATTGCGGCATCGGCAAATGTGACTGCGACCGTTTCCTTGAAATCTGGAACCTCGTCTTCATGCAGTATGATCAAGGCGAGGACGGCAAGCGTGTCCCGCTGCCCCGCCCTTCAATTGACACCGGAATGGGCCTTGAGCGCATCACTGCGGTATGTCAGGGAGTGCAGTCCAACTTCGAGACAGATATTTTCCAGCCTATGATTCAGGCTGTAGCAAGGAAAGCAGGCGTCAAATATAAAGAAGACAGGGAAATCGATACTGCACTGCAGGTTATCGCGGACCATTCCCGCTCCATAGCTTTTCTGATTACCGACCAGATTCTGCCTTCCAATGAAGGTCGCGGTTACGTACTGCGCCGTCTGATCCGCCGCGCTTTCCGGTTTGGCCGCCTGCTCGGCCTGACTGATCCATTCCTGCATGAAACTACAGCTATGGTTGTTGAGCAGATGAGCGGCCAGTTCCCAGAACTGCTGAGCAATAAGGATTTCATGGCACGTATGGTCAAGGAAGAGGAAGAGCGTTTCAGCCAGACTCTTGATAAGGGGCTGATCATCCTTGAAGAAGAAATGGAAGCGCTGAAAAATGACGGCAAGAACACCATCTCCGGTGAGGCAGCCTTCAAACTCTACGACACATACGGCTTTCCGCTGGACATCATCAATGATGTTGCTGAAAAGCAGAATTTTAAGGTTGATGAAGACGGCTTCAATGCAGCCATGAAGGAACAAAAGGACCGCGCTAAAGCAGCATGGAAAGGTTCAGGAGAAAAGAACTCCGGAGCAATATTCCGTCAGGTTCTGGAAGCCGGGCTCAAGAACAGCTTCACCGGTTACTCCGAACTGACCACTGAATCACGCATCGTAAACCTCCTTTCCGAAGAAGGTGAACACCTTGAACGCATCGTTCAGGGTAACGGTGGCTGGCTGATTACTGCCGCAACTCCTTTCTACGGCGAATCCGGCGGTCAGATGGGTGATACCGGTGCAGTAGGAACAATGACCGGCAATGCCGAAGTACTGGAAACAGTAAAGGCTTCAGCCGGACTTACAGCATCTAAAATTTTCGTAAGCGAAGGCGAACTGCTTATAGATCAGGAAGCCAAGCTTGAAGTCGCACCGGAAACAAGAACCGCAACAGAGCGTAACCACACAGTTACTCACCTTCTGCATGCAGCTCTTAAGAATGTTCTGGGCGACCATGTCAAGCAGTCCGGGTCACTGGTGGGACCTGACCGGCTGCGCTTTGACTTCACCCACATTGCAGCCATGACTCCCGAAGAAATCGGGAGGGTTGAAAATGAGGTGAACCGTGCTATACTGTCCGACACTCCCGTAGTCGTACAGGAAATGAGTAATAATGAAGCGGTTGCAAAAGGCGCTACTGCATTATTCGGCGAAAAATACGGTGACGTAGTCAGAGTTGTCGAAATTCCGGGCGAATCCATGGAACTTTGCGGTGGTACTCACCTCAAAGCTACCGGTGAAGCCGGAACATTTGTAATTCAGTCCGAATCCGGCGTTGCAGCGGGTATCCGCCGCATAGAAGCCGCAACCGGATGGAATTCTCTAAAATTTCTGCAGGAGCAGCGCGAGGAAGTTGCAAAATCTTCCGCTATGCTCAAAGCAGCACCCGGGCAGCTGGCTGACCGCATTGCGGCCCTCCAGACCCAGGTGAAAGAACTGACCCGGGCCAATGACAAGCTTCAGTCAAAATTGGCTTCCGGTGCAGGAGCGGACCTCATGAGTTCCGTAGAAGAGATTGGCGGAGTGAAAGTTATCGCTGCCAAACTCGAAGTTACCACTGTCAAAGCCCTGCGCGATCAGGCAGATGCACTGAGATCCAAAATGGATTCCGGCATTTTCTGCCTCGCCGCTAAGGTTGATGACGGTAAAGTTTCCCTGATTATCGCCGTGACCAAGGACTTGCACGATAGATTCAAGGCCGGTGCATTAATCAAACCCGTTGCAGCTGAGGTAGGCGGAGGTGGTGGCGGCAGGCCCGATATGGCGCAGGCCGGTGGTACCAACCCCGCTGGAATTGAACAAGCATTCGCAACCCTCAAGAAACTGGTTGCAGAGTCGTAA
- the rpsI gene encoding 30S ribosomal protein S9 has product MSKDFNYATGRRKNAVARTRLYEGTGAITVNGKPYEDYFPRKTLQMIVQQPLKLTKTLGKFDIKVNADGGGVAGQAQAVRHGISRALIEIDPELRSILKRAGLLTRDARKKERKKYGQPGARAKFQYSKR; this is encoded by the coding sequence ATGAGTAAAGACTTTAATTACGCTACTGGCAGAAGAAAAAACGCTGTTGCCCGTACCCGCCTTTATGAGGGAACCGGTGCAATCACCGTTAATGGTAAACCTTACGAAGATTATTTTCCTCGTAAAACCCTGCAGATGATCGTTCAGCAGCCCCTCAAACTGACCAAAACCCTCGGCAAATTTGACATCAAAGTCAACGCTGACGGCGGTGGAGTTGCAGGTCAGGCTCAGGCTGTAAGACACGGAATCTCCCGCGCACTGATCGAGATAGATCCTGAACTGCGTTCTATCCTCAAACGCGCTGGTCTCCTGACTCGTGACGCTCGTAAGAAAGAGCGTAAAAAATACGGTCAGCCCGGTGCACGCGCAAAATTCCAGTACTCCAAACGTTAA
- a CDS encoding HAMP domain-containing sensor histidine kinase, which produces MPHSRHSDEHQKLNILITGKTRLTHTLVPGLHDLGHAVSITCSPRETLFTYASQQPDLLIMAEQDDTIDTFSSIREVDSDAPALFIIDTSKPEKFEPLFEFQNVSFLPDTASKEKLIEFVHKFQRQHTQQRKHEQDAQLYSLILQSLPFPAMLFSSKTQETILANKAAHDQLPAFDYKQNPPFISSLSEEVRLNLFDELDSYHLRSLKSVNAYERFWDLSVDQVAPSVFMLLAIDVTEQRQQMQLREEMERIARHDLRSPTANIVGMSRILETEAGLNEEFQPLAEIVRKTSERMIRQIDTSLTLIRLEAGSLKADAHPFNLTNAINAAIGDLNQLVEEKGLTIACMLDDEPLQEESYIVCYGEASLIITMFSNLLKNAAEAAPKNTTITITISEDSRFITTKIHNMGEIPISVRETFFDRYATYGKKHGTGLGTYSARLIASASGGDISFTTSEEKGTTLITTLPKP; this is translated from the coding sequence ATGCCTCACTCCCGCCACAGCGATGAACATCAAAAACTGAATATTTTGATCACCGGCAAAACCCGTCTGACTCATACCCTGGTCCCGGGTCTGCATGATCTGGGGCATGCAGTATCCATCACCTGCTCGCCACGGGAGACCCTGTTCACCTATGCCAGCCAACAGCCGGACCTGCTCATTATGGCCGAGCAGGATGATACCATTGATACTTTTTCCAGCATACGGGAAGTGGATAGTGATGCGCCCGCACTTTTCATAATAGACACCTCTAAGCCAGAAAAATTTGAGCCGCTTTTCGAATTCCAGAATGTTTCATTTCTTCCGGATACGGCTTCTAAAGAAAAACTTATAGAATTCGTTCATAAATTTCAAAGACAGCACACACAACAAAGGAAACACGAGCAGGACGCGCAGCTATACAGTCTGATCCTGCAGAGCCTGCCCTTCCCGGCCATGCTGTTCAGCAGCAAAACCCAAGAAACCATCCTCGCGAACAAAGCTGCGCATGATCAACTTCCGGCTTTTGATTACAAGCAGAATCCGCCATTCATAAGTTCTCTTTCTGAAGAAGTGCGCCTGAATCTTTTCGACGAACTTGATTCCTACCATCTTCGTTCTCTTAAATCCGTTAACGCTTATGAGCGCTTTTGGGACCTGAGCGTTGATCAAGTAGCACCATCTGTATTCATGCTGTTAGCAATCGACGTCACGGAACAACGCCAGCAGATGCAGTTGCGCGAGGAGATGGAGCGCATTGCGAGGCATGACCTCCGATCTCCCACAGCTAACATTGTCGGCATGTCCCGCATACTGGAAACCGAGGCCGGACTGAATGAAGAATTTCAACCACTGGCAGAGATAGTGCGTAAAACCAGCGAGCGCATGATCCGCCAGATCGATACTTCGCTAACCTTGATCCGCCTTGAGGCAGGATCTTTAAAAGCTGATGCGCACCCTTTCAATCTGACAAATGCCATCAATGCGGCCATTGGAGATCTCAACCAACTGGTTGAAGAGAAAGGATTGACAATTGCCTGCATGCTGGATGATGAACCTCTTCAGGAAGAAAGCTACATAGTATGCTATGGTGAAGCGTCATTGATCATTACCATGTTTTCAAACCTGCTAAAAAATGCAGCAGAAGCAGCACCGAAGAATACTACGATCACAATAACTATCAGCGAAGACAGCCGTTTCATCACCACCAAAATACACAATATGGGTGAAATCCCTATAAGCGTCCGTGAGACCTTTTTTGACCGATACGCCACCTACGGCAAGAAACACGGAACCGGGCTGGGAACATATAGCGCGCGGTTGATTGCCAGCGCTTCAGGCGGAGATATTTCATTCACAACATCAGAAGAAAAGGGTACTACCCTGATCACAACACTTCCCAAACCATAA
- a CDS encoding HDOD domain-containing protein yields MSAKKPLYDKIFFARQPILMSDQSVWGYELLFRNSDEATSAEISDSYKATLKVAAALCAAPGEKLPDNVKLMVNFSHKAIMDKIPYSLPAGRTVVQLPETTPPTPNLINALQELTNDGYEIALDDFEARPQGEFLIAYADAVIVDILSADETKLQHICDLSKKHGTKLIAKRVEKPAQFHLAQKLGFNFFQGYYFKRPENIRGRKLRSGEIVKLKILKLIEDSSPDFAALAEDLQNDVSISFRLLTLLNSPTFGFSQKITSIKQALVLAGWKMLRNWLRVILLTDLTPEGKSRILPQLATQRAKFLQLVAIRSEKGLAPDSMFLLGLFSLLEAMFDISMEELTSYLPLEDEINAALRGEDNIYTRYLELTMFFETGDWDNLQLVLDELGLDPVQISKSYYESTRWANSFFQIPGTS; encoded by the coding sequence ATGTCCGCTAAAAAACCGCTTTACGATAAAATATTCTTTGCACGTCAGCCAATTTTGATGTCCGACCAATCTGTTTGGGGATACGAGCTGCTCTTTCGCAATAGCGACGAGGCTACCAGCGCGGAAATATCCGACAGCTACAAGGCCACTCTGAAAGTGGCTGCTGCCCTGTGTGCGGCACCGGGCGAAAAATTACCGGATAACGTAAAGCTGATGGTCAACTTTTCCCACAAGGCTATAATGGACAAAATTCCATATTCCCTGCCTGCGGGAAGAACTGTTGTCCAATTGCCGGAAACCACTCCACCAACCCCCAATCTGATCAACGCCCTTCAGGAACTGACTAATGACGGTTACGAAATTGCCCTCGACGATTTCGAGGCAAGACCGCAAGGAGAATTCCTGATTGCCTACGCAGATGCTGTCATAGTTGATATTCTTTCTGCTGACGAAACAAAGCTTCAGCACATTTGCGATCTTAGCAAAAAACACGGCACTAAACTTATAGCCAAGCGAGTTGAGAAGCCCGCTCAATTCCACCTTGCGCAAAAACTCGGGTTCAATTTTTTCCAAGGCTATTACTTTAAACGCCCTGAAAATATAAGGGGAAGAAAATTACGCTCAGGTGAAATTGTAAAACTTAAGATCCTGAAACTTATTGAAGACTCGTCTCCGGATTTCGCAGCTCTGGCAGAAGATCTACAGAATGATGTATCGATAAGCTTCCGGCTGTTGACATTGCTCAATTCGCCGACATTCGGATTTTCCCAGAAAATAACCTCTATCAAGCAGGCACTTGTTCTGGCCGGATGGAAAATGCTCAGAAACTGGTTGCGTGTCATTCTGCTTACCGATCTGACGCCTGAAGGTAAAAGTCGCATACTACCGCAACTGGCAACCCAGAGAGCGAAATTTCTGCAGCTGGTTGCCATAAGATCAGAGAAAGGCTTAGCGCCCGACTCCATGTTTTTGCTGGGGCTTTTCTCTCTATTAGAGGCCATGTTCGACATTTCTATGGAGGAACTGACCAGCTACCTGCCATTAGAGGACGAAATCAACGCCGCCCTTCGCGGTGAGGATAATATCTATACCCGGTATCTGGAGCTGACTATGTTTTTTGAAACAGGGGATTGGGATAATCTACAGTTGGTGCTTGATGAGCTGGGGCTTGATCCGGTACAAATCTCTAAAAGTTATTATGAGTCAACCCGCTGGGCTAACAGTTTCTTCCAAATTCCTGGAACTTCCTGA
- the recA gene encoding recombinase RecA encodes MSKKNVNSDELRKAALSTALTTIERKFGKGSIMRLDSDAAHNIPVIPTGSISLDMALGIGGIPKGRITEVYGPESSGKTTLALHVIAECQKLGGTAAFVDAEHALDVKYAKRLGVNTDELLISQPDYGEQALEITDLLVRSGAVDIVIIDSVAALIPQAELEGNMGETQVGGQARLMSHALRKLTGTIHKSKAVVLFINQIRMKIGMTGYGSPETTSGGNALKFYASIRLDIRKIQTLKDKDEVFGSRTRIKIIKNKVAPPFREALVDILYGTGMSREGELLDLGVDHGIIDKSGAWYAFGSERLGQGKENVRQFLVETPELRQQIEDKLLIHLGVKEDPDENIDGKVDEKVDEQGSAE; translated from the coding sequence ATGAGCAAGAAAAACGTAAATTCTGATGAGCTCCGCAAGGCGGCCCTAAGCACAGCCCTGACCACGATTGAACGTAAGTTCGGTAAGGGTTCCATAATGCGCCTCGACTCTGATGCCGCCCACAATATTCCGGTTATCCCCACCGGGTCCATCAGCCTTGACATGGCACTGGGCATCGGCGGAATCCCCAAGGGCAGGATAACAGAAGTATACGGCCCGGAATCTTCCGGTAAAACAACTCTCGCCCTGCACGTGATTGCAGAGTGCCAGAAGCTGGGTGGAACTGCCGCATTTGTTGATGCGGAACACGCACTAGATGTGAAATACGCCAAAAGACTTGGTGTCAACACTGACGAACTGCTCATTTCCCAGCCCGACTACGGTGAACAGGCCCTTGAAATCACAGATCTGCTGGTTCGTTCAGGAGCGGTGGATATTGTAATCATCGACTCCGTTGCGGCGCTTATTCCACAGGCAGAGCTTGAAGGTAATATGGGGGAAACCCAGGTTGGCGGACAGGCCCGCCTCATGTCCCATGCACTCAGAAAGCTGACCGGGACCATCCATAAATCCAAAGCCGTAGTTCTCTTCATCAACCAGATCCGCATGAAGATCGGCATGACCGGATACGGCAGCCCCGAAACCACTTCCGGTGGTAACGCACTTAAGTTCTACGCTTCCATCCGTCTGGATATCCGCAAGATCCAGACATTGAAAGATAAGGATGAAGTCTTCGGTTCCCGTACCCGGATCAAAATCATTAAGAACAAAGTCGCACCGCCTTTCCGTGAAGCTCTGGTTGACATACTTTATGGAACAGGCATGTCCCGCGAAGGAGAGCTCCTTGACCTTGGCGTAGACCACGGCATCATCGATAAATCCGGTGCATGGTATGCATTCGGCTCCGAACGTCTGGGACAGGGCAAAGAAAATGTACGTCAGTTTCTTGTGGAAACACCGGAATTGCGCCAGCAGATTGAAGACAAACTGCTTATCCATCTCGGAGTTAAAGAAGACCCTGATGAAAATATAGACGGTAAGGTTGACGAGAAGGTTGACGAACAAGGTTCAGCAGAGTAA
- the rplM gene encoding 50S ribosomal protein L13, with the protein MKTYIPKEEDISREWFVVDAENMVLGRLATQIANKLRGKDKAMFTPHVDTGDFVVVLNADKIKVTGNKMDQKTYYKHTNHPGGLKERTLKVMLEKKPEVVIETAVRGMLPKNRLGKQMIKKLKVYAGTDHPHTAQQPKVLEF; encoded by the coding sequence ATGAAGACATATATTCCTAAAGAAGAAGACATCAGCCGCGAGTGGTTCGTAGTTGATGCTGAAAATATGGTACTTGGACGCCTGGCTACCCAGATCGCCAACAAGTTGAGAGGTAAGGACAAAGCAATGTTCACCCCTCACGTTGATACCGGCGATTTCGTTGTTGTGCTTAACGCAGACAAAATCAAGGTTACCGGCAACAAGATGGACCAGAAGACTTACTACAAGCACACCAACCACCCCGGTGGTCTGAAAGAAAGAACTCTCAAGGTTATGCTTGAGAAAAAGCCTGAAGTAGTCATCGAAACCGCAGTCCGCGGCATGCTGCCCAAGAACCGCCTTGGCAAACAGATGATCAAAAAGCTTAAAGTATACGCTGGAACTGATCATCCGCATACCGCACAGCAGCCTAAAGTACTGGAATTCTAA